From the genome of Dehalococcoidia bacterium, one region includes:
- a CDS encoding ABC-F family ATP-binding cassette domain-containing protein, with product MLRVDRVGKQYGGHRVLADASLTVGEHEKVALIGPNGCGKSTLARLIAGIEAPDAGSVSGAFAGLPDAYLPQGAFAGEVADAASAAPAIERLWRLGHRLAAREERGADEALALADAFEAQGGWPAFADLEGVLRGLGLAHLPPDRAYDLLSGGERARLGLAALLSRPAPFLLLDEPSNHLDLEAQAWLQRWLQQFRGSVLLISHDRALVDAVVSAVYALTADGGGPRRFAGGYSGYLAAVAQERESQLDAYRRQQDEIRRVREDIRRVKAHAARFDATSANDYHRRIGKKVARTAKVRERKLERTLDSQAKVEKPAQHWGLKAEIAGARRGGEIVAELREIDLAFAERVIFDRLSLELRNGERVVISGPNGCGKTTLLRVLLGQQPPDRGSARLGAGVVPGYLSQQHEGLTAGRSALMHVREAAPLDEGAARAFLHRFLFGGDEALTAVERLSYGQRARLALGLLVLRGVNLLVLDEPMNHLDIESSERFEEALAEFRGTVIAVSHDRHFIQRFARRLLDLRDGRLEALRPEAI from the coding sequence ATGTTACGCGTAGATCGCGTCGGCAAGCAGTACGGCGGCCACCGCGTGCTTGCCGATGCCAGCCTGACTGTGGGCGAGCATGAGAAGGTCGCGCTGATCGGCCCGAACGGCTGCGGCAAGAGCACGCTGGCGCGCCTGATCGCCGGTATCGAGGCGCCGGATGCCGGCTCCGTCTCCGGCGCCTTTGCCGGCCTGCCCGATGCCTATTTGCCGCAGGGCGCCTTCGCCGGCGAGGTTGCGGACGCCGCGTCCGCCGCGCCGGCGATCGAGCGACTCTGGCGCCTCGGCCACCGCCTTGCTGCCCGCGAGGAGCGCGGCGCGGACGAGGCGCTGGCGCTGGCCGACGCCTTCGAGGCCCAGGGCGGCTGGCCCGCCTTCGCCGATCTGGAGGGGGTGCTGCGCGGGCTGGGCCTGGCGCACCTGCCGCCCGACCGCGCGTACGATCTGCTCAGCGGCGGCGAGCGCGCCCGCCTCGGCCTGGCGGCGCTGCTCAGCCGGCCGGCCCCGTTCCTGCTGCTCGATGAGCCGAGCAATCATCTCGATCTTGAGGCGCAGGCCTGGCTGCAACGCTGGCTGCAGCAGTTTCGTGGCAGCGTATTGCTGATCTCGCACGACCGCGCCCTGGTCGACGCGGTTGTCTCCGCGGTCTATGCGCTCACCGCAGACGGCGGCGGGCCGCGCCGGTTCGCCGGCGGTTACAGCGGCTATCTCGCCGCCGTTGCGCAGGAGCGCGAGAGCCAGCTCGATGCCTACCGGCGCCAGCAGGACGAGATTCGGCGCGTGCGCGAGGATATTCGCCGCGTGAAGGCGCATGCGGCGCGTTTCGACGCCACCAGCGCCAACGACTACCACCGCCGCATCGGCAAGAAGGTGGCGCGCACGGCGAAGGTGCGCGAGCGCAAGCTGGAACGCACGCTCGATTCACAAGCGAAGGTGGAGAAGCCCGCGCAACACTGGGGGCTGAAGGCGGAGATCGCCGGGGCCCGGCGCGGCGGCGAGATCGTGGCCGAGCTGCGCGAGATCGATCTGGCCTTCGCCGAACGTGTGATCTTCGACCGTCTCTCGCTGGAGCTGCGCAATGGGGAGCGCGTCGTCATCAGCGGACCGAACGGCTGCGGCAAGACGACGCTGCTGCGCGTCTTGCTCGGCCAGCAGCCGCCCGATCGCGGCAGCGCGCGGCTTGGCGCCGGCGTCGTGCCCGGCTATCTCTCGCAGCAGCACGAAGGGCTGACCGCGGGCCGCTCCGCCCTCATGCATGTGCGGGAGGCGGCGCCGCTGGACGAGGGCGCGGCGCGCGCGTTCCTGCACCGCTTTCTCTTCGGCGGCGATGAAGCGCTGACCGCGGTCGAGCGGCTGAGCTACGGCCAGCGAGCCAGGCTGGCACTGGGCCTGCTGGTGCTGCGCGGCGTCAACCTGCTGGTGCTGGATGAACCGATGAACCATCTCGATATCGAGAGCAGCGAGCGCTTCGAGGAGGCGCTGGCCGAGTTTCGCGGCACGGTGATCGCCGTCTCGCACGATCGCCATTTCATTCAACGCTTCGCCAGGCGGCTGCTTGACCTGCGCGACGGGCGGCTCGAAGCGCTCCGCCCCGAGGCGATCTGA
- a CDS encoding molybdopterin cofactor-binding domain-containing protein, with protein sequence MTSQVDLPKLVGARVKRREDPRLITGNGQYTDDIQLMHGLHMAVRRSEYGHARITRVDTSAAKGMPGVVAVLTADDLTDVLGPMPAAPATPDTKIAPRNVLTKDKARHVGDPIAVVVAEDRYLARDAVDAIEVEFEELPAVVDLEAAMAPGAPKVHDQFDDNVAFYWTLHTGEVDEAFANAGVVVKQRMESQRLQGVPLETRAILADYQPGEDHLTLWSSTQAPHLLKPIIGGLLGMPENHVRVVAPEVGGGFGVKADLYPEEVLCCVLSRRLGQPVKYVETRSENFQATVHGRGQLGEYEIAATRDGKVTGLRVKILADLGAYQGFFGNVVPTLSGLMLTGVYTIPAVHCDIYGLFTNKTSTGAYRGAGRPEATYYIERMMDLLARELNMDPVELRRRNLIPTEAFPYQTACGMLYESANYGPALQKALELVGYDRVREQQRGGPENGKYVGIGVSTWTEICGFGPSAALPGVGGWEMGKVTIERTGMITVHTGASPHGQGQETSFAQIVADEFGVPFENIRVIHGDTDKVAHGVGTFGSRGTTVGGAAILMSINKVKEKMKKFAANMMDANEDDLDVSGGRVWVKGSPEKGVSIGEVAAAAYFPAAFPPDTEPGLEATSYFEPPNFAFPFGVHAAVVEVDSDTGQIALKKYVAVDDCGVVISPLLVAGQVHGGVAQGVGQAFYEDVVYDEHGQLISGTLMDYALPHAEDFPTFELDKTVTPNPMNPLGAKGIGEAGTIAASPTVVSAVVDALKPLGIKHIDMPLKPERVWRTIQAARPS encoded by the coding sequence ATGACGAGCCAGGTCGACCTACCCAAGCTGGTTGGCGCCCGCGTGAAACGGCGCGAAGACCCGCGGCTGATCACGGGCAACGGCCAGTACACGGACGACATCCAGTTGATGCACGGCCTGCACATGGCGGTGCGCCGCAGCGAATACGGCCACGCGCGCATCACCCGCGTCGACACCTCGGCGGCGAAGGGCATGCCCGGCGTCGTCGCCGTGCTGACCGCCGACGACCTGACCGACGTGCTGGGGCCGATGCCCGCCGCGCCGGCCACGCCGGACACGAAGATCGCGCCGCGCAACGTGCTGACCAAAGACAAGGCCCGCCATGTCGGTGATCCGATCGCGGTGGTCGTGGCCGAGGATCGCTACCTGGCGCGCGACGCGGTGGACGCGATCGAGGTCGAGTTCGAAGAGCTGCCGGCCGTTGTCGATCTCGAAGCGGCGATGGCGCCCGGGGCGCCGAAGGTACACGACCAGTTCGACGACAACGTCGCCTTCTACTGGACGCTGCATACCGGCGAAGTAGACGAGGCGTTTGCCAACGCGGGCGTCGTCGTCAAGCAGCGCATGGAGAGCCAGCGTCTGCAAGGCGTGCCGCTGGAGACGCGGGCGATCCTGGCCGACTACCAGCCCGGCGAAGACCACCTGACGCTCTGGTCCTCGACGCAGGCGCCGCACCTGCTGAAACCGATCATCGGCGGCCTGCTGGGCATGCCGGAGAACCATGTGCGCGTGGTTGCGCCGGAAGTCGGCGGCGGCTTCGGCGTCAAGGCCGACCTCTATCCCGAGGAGGTGCTCTGCTGCGTGCTCTCCAGGCGGCTGGGCCAGCCGGTGAAGTACGTGGAGACGCGCTCGGAGAACTTCCAGGCGACGGTGCACGGCCGCGGCCAGCTCGGCGAGTACGAGATCGCGGCCACGCGCGACGGCAAGGTCACCGGTCTGCGCGTCAAGATCCTCGCCGACCTCGGCGCCTACCAGGGCTTCTTCGGCAACGTCGTACCCACGCTCTCCGGCCTGATGCTGACCGGCGTCTACACGATCCCGGCGGTGCACTGCGACATCTACGGCCTCTTCACCAACAAGACCTCGACCGGCGCCTACCGCGGCGCCGGCCGGCCGGAGGCGACCTACTACATCGAGCGGATGATGGACCTGCTGGCGCGCGAGCTGAACATGGACCCGGTCGAACTGCGCCGGCGCAACCTGATTCCGACCGAAGCGTTCCCGTACCAGACCGCCTGCGGCATGCTCTACGAGAGCGCGAACTACGGCCCGGCGCTGCAGAAGGCGCTGGAGCTGGTCGGCTACGACCGCGTGCGTGAGCAGCAGCGCGGCGGGCCGGAGAACGGCAAGTACGTCGGCATCGGCGTCTCGACCTGGACGGAGATCTGCGGCTTCGGCCCCTCGGCGGCACTGCCGGGCGTCGGCGGCTGGGAGATGGGCAAGGTCACGATCGAGCGCACGGGCATGATTACCGTGCACACGGGCGCCTCGCCGCACGGCCAGGGCCAGGAGACGAGCTTCGCGCAGATCGTGGCCGACGAGTTTGGCGTGCCCTTCGAGAACATTCGCGTGATTCACGGCGACACGGACAAGGTCGCGCACGGCGTCGGCACCTTCGGCAGCCGCGGCACCACCGTGGGCGGGGCCGCGATCCTGATGTCGATCAACAAGGTCAAAGAGAAGATGAAGAAGTTCGCGGCCAACATGATGGACGCGAACGAGGACGACCTCGACGTGAGCGGCGGCCGCGTCTGGGTGAAGGGCTCGCCGGAAAAGGGCGTCTCGATCGGCGAGGTAGCCGCGGCGGCCTACTTCCCCGCCGCCTTCCCACCGGACACGGAGCCGGGGCTGGAAGCGACGAGCTACTTCGAGCCGCCGAACTTCGCCTTCCCCTTCGGCGTGCACGCGGCCGTGGTCGAGGTCGACAGCGACACCGGCCAAATCGCGCTGAAGAAGTACGTGGCCGTGGACGATTGCGGCGTGGTGATCAGCCCGCTGCTGGTGGCCGGCCAGGTGCACGGCGGCGTGGCGCAGGGCGTCGGCCAGGCGTTCTACGAAGACGTGGTCTACGACGAGCACGGCCAGCTGATCAGCGGCACGCTGATGGACTACGCCCTGCCGCACGCGGAGGATTTCCCCACCTTCGAGCTGGACAAGACGGTGACGCCGAACCCGATGAACCCGCTGGGCGCCAAGGGCATCGGCGAGGCGGGCACGATCGCGGCCTCGCCCACGGTCGTCAGCGCCGTGGTCGACGCGCTCAAGCCGCTGGGCATCAAGCACATCGACATGCCGCTGAAGCCGGAGCGCGTCTGGCGCACGATCCAGGCGGCCCGGCCCTCGTGA
- a CDS encoding FKBP-type peptidyl-prolyl cis-trans isomerase gives MAAWSAGRRLPWLVASAAGLLLAAAAFAPGGTRGQASPSATATPRSTATTATTAPQPAPPIQNDDAVRAVLPADLQGSTRLPVRKWARADMPDAPGGYVVFIATIYPRFEDNSEWLLVNYLQWDGQQWQLALGGYAGVQLQGDDIWLAEHLTDITALASPPGQSYRVFTVAYTADGAFSDTLQRTETVVQIYDLTLTTAWSRVDALQDIDSSHAAYTLEHDESVDWIFKDLDGDGISELVATVTDTDTVTLAAGVAPDPSLPAAGTTTTTSTEVYKWSNGVFSLQSLGAPPAAAASTTPTPAPPAAATRSPAAATPPPATPSRSPAPAGSAATPAPTGTSFPASACPPASAYPPGVPALPAGAGPLVSSPSGLQYQEISMGSGATAQPGQLVTVNYTGYLDDGTVIDRSPGQSGQPVSFTLGLGQVVNGLDLGIAGMNVGGKRRIIVPYALGYGAVGQIPVIPPCARLTYDVELLSAQ, from the coding sequence ATGGCCGCCTGGTCGGCGGGTAGACGCCTGCCCTGGTTGGTGGCGAGCGCGGCCGGTTTGTTGCTGGCCGCGGCAGCGTTTGCGCCCGGCGGTACGCGCGGCCAGGCGAGCCCTTCGGCCACGGCCACGCCGCGCAGCACGGCCACCACGGCCACCACGGCGCCGCAGCCCGCGCCGCCCATTCAGAACGACGACGCCGTGCGCGCCGTGCTGCCGGCGGACCTGCAGGGCTCGACGCGGCTGCCGGTGCGCAAGTGGGCGCGGGCCGACATGCCCGACGCGCCCGGCGGCTACGTCGTCTTCATCGCCACGATCTACCCGCGCTTCGAAGACAACAGCGAGTGGCTGCTCGTCAACTACCTGCAGTGGGACGGGCAGCAGTGGCAGCTCGCCCTGGGCGGCTACGCAGGCGTGCAGCTCCAGGGCGACGACATCTGGCTGGCCGAACACCTGACCGACATCACCGCCCTCGCCAGCCCGCCCGGCCAGAGCTACCGCGTCTTCACCGTCGCCTACACCGCGGATGGCGCCTTCAGCGACACGCTGCAGCGCACCGAGACCGTGGTGCAGATCTACGACCTGACGTTGACCACGGCCTGGTCGCGCGTCGATGCGCTGCAGGACATCGACAGCAGCCACGCGGCCTACACACTGGAGCACGACGAGAGCGTCGATTGGATCTTCAAGGATCTCGACGGCGACGGCATCAGCGAGCTGGTGGCCACCGTCACGGACACGGACACCGTCACGCTCGCCGCCGGCGTGGCGCCCGACCCGTCGCTACCGGCGGCCGGCACGACCACCACGACCTCGACCGAGGTCTACAAGTGGAGCAACGGCGTGTTCTCTCTGCAGTCGCTGGGAGCGCCGCCGGCCGCTGCCGCCAGTACCACGCCAACGCCGGCGCCACCGGCCGCAGCGACCCGCAGCCCCGCCGCGGCTACACCGCCGCCCGCCACCCCGAGCCGGAGCCCGGCGCCCGCCGGCAGCGCGGCCACGCCGGCCCCCACGGGCACGAGCTTCCCGGCCTCGGCCTGCCCGCCGGCCTCTGCCTATCCGCCGGGCGTGCCCGCACTGCCGGCGGGCGCCGGGCCGCTGGTGAGTTCACCTTCCGGATTGCAGTACCAGGAGATCAGCATGGGCAGCGGTGCGACGGCGCAGCCAGGCCAGCTCGTGACCGTGAACTACACCGGCTACCTGGACGACGGCACCGTGATCGATCGCTCCCCCGGCCAGAGCGGGCAGCCGGTCAGCTTCACCCTGGGACTCGGGCAGGTGGTCAACGGCCTGGACCTCGGCATCGCGGGCATGAACGTCGGCGGCAAGCGCCGCATCATCGTGCCCTACGCGCTGGGATATGGCGCGGTCGGCCAAATACCGGTGATCCCGCCCTGCGCCCGGCTCACCTACGACGTCGAGCTGCTGAGCGCCCAGTAG
- a CDS encoding AMP-binding protein, whose amino-acid sequence MVATAANMTDYERERRSFALDVPEFFNFAVDVIDRWAEDPNRVGMVWVGTENRSRTLTFRDFAWGSNRAARVFRQHGIGKGDRVLVVASRVPEWWEALLGLMKLGAVAAPGTTQLTARDMKYRLELSQAKAAIVDVENARKLVTVRGECPQLQTIFVIGGDVDGCVRYETAVAEQPRHVEAERTRADDELLLYFTSGTTGYPKMVLHTHASYGIGHQITGKYWLDLKPSDLHWTLSDTGWAKAAWGCLFGPWSQGAALFIQDVPGRFDPVLTLKTLQDYGVTTFCAPPTAYRLLVLEDLKPYDLSALRHCVGAGEPLNPEVIDAWQAGTGMTIRDGYGQTETVLIVGNFPPIEVRPGSMGKPSPGFEIAVIDENGTPREPGEEGDIAIRVRPNRPVGLFREYWNDAEATKNCIRGDWYITGDRAYMDGDGYFWFVGRADDVIISAGYRIGPFEVESALLEHPAVVEAAVVASPDPVRGEIVKAFVVLGKDAQPGDKLAEELQDHVKRVTAPYKYPREVEFVTELPKTISGKIRRIELRQREAAKKTNPAEYRV is encoded by the coding sequence ATGGTGGCCACAGCCGCGAACATGACCGACTACGAGCGCGAACGGCGGAGCTTCGCGCTCGACGTGCCCGAATTCTTCAACTTCGCCGTCGACGTGATCGACCGCTGGGCGGAAGACCCAAACCGCGTCGGCATGGTCTGGGTGGGAACGGAGAACCGCTCGCGCACGCTCACCTTCCGCGACTTCGCCTGGGGCAGCAACCGCGCGGCGCGGGTGTTCAGGCAGCACGGCATCGGCAAGGGCGACCGCGTGCTGGTCGTCGCCTCGCGGGTGCCCGAATGGTGGGAGGCGCTGCTCGGCCTGATGAAGCTCGGCGCCGTGGCCGCGCCGGGCACGACCCAGCTCACGGCGCGCGACATGAAGTACCGGCTGGAGCTGTCGCAGGCGAAGGCGGCGATCGTGGACGTGGAGAACGCGCGGAAGCTGGTCACCGTGCGCGGCGAGTGCCCGCAGTTGCAGACGATCTTCGTGATCGGCGGCGACGTCGACGGCTGCGTACGCTACGAGACGGCCGTGGCTGAGCAGCCGCGCCACGTCGAAGCCGAGCGTACCCGTGCCGACGACGAGCTGCTGCTCTACTTCACCTCCGGCACGACGGGCTATCCCAAGATGGTGCTGCACACGCACGCCAGCTACGGCATCGGCCACCAGATCACCGGCAAGTACTGGCTCGACCTGAAGCCGAGCGACCTGCACTGGACGCTCTCCGACACGGGCTGGGCGAAGGCGGCCTGGGGCTGCTTGTTCGGCCCCTGGAGCCAGGGGGCGGCGCTGTTCATCCAGGACGTGCCCGGCCGCTTCGACCCCGTGCTCACGCTGAAGACGCTGCAGGACTACGGCGTCACGACCTTCTGCGCCCCGCCCACGGCCTACCGCCTGCTGGTGCTCGAAGACCTGAAGCCGTATGACCTCTCGGCGCTGCGGCACTGCGTCGGCGCCGGCGAGCCGCTCAACCCCGAAGTGATTGACGCCTGGCAGGCCGGCACGGGCATGACGATCCGCGACGGCTACGGCCAGACCGAGACGGTGCTGATCGTCGGCAACTTCCCGCCGATCGAGGTGCGGCCCGGCTCGATGGGCAAGCCCTCGCCCGGCTTCGAGATCGCCGTGATCGACGAGAACGGCACGCCGCGCGAGCCGGGCGAGGAGGGCGACATCGCCATCCGCGTCCGCCCGAACCGCCCGGTCGGCCTCTTCCGCGAGTACTGGAACGACGCCGAAGCCACGAAAAACTGCATCCGCGGCGACTGGTACATCACCGGCGACCGCGCCTACATGGACGGCGACGGCTACTTCTGGTTCGTCGGCCGCGCGGACGACGTGATCATCAGCGCCGGCTACCGGATCGGCCCTTTCGAGGTCGAGAGCGCCCTGCTGGAGCATCCGGCGGTGGTCGAGGCGGCGGTCGTGGCCTCGCCGGACCCGGTGCGCGGCGAAATCGTCAAGGCGTTCGTGGTGCTGGGCAAGGACGCACAGCCCGGCGACAAGCTGGCCGAGGAGCTGCAGGACCACGTCAAGCGGGTGACGGCGCCGTACAAGTACCCGCGCGAGGTCGAGTTCGTGACGGAGCTGCCGAAGACGATCAGCGGCAAGATCCGGCGCATCGAGCTGCGCCAGCGCGAGGCGGCGAAGAAGACGAACCCGGCCGAGTACCGGGTGTAG
- a CDS encoding ElyC/SanA/YdcF family protein: protein MHGRAAAPPRSTRGARPLVTLPRLLALVALAGMAALLLLVGPPLWLVWHSAGVRYDEPRKVPPQQTAIVFGAGLKPDGTPSALLSDRIHAAALLYLDGKVKQVLMSGDGSTPGHDEPAAMAKQAVAEGVPASAIVLDAGGVHTYASCRRAHDLFGVRRAVAVSQSYHLPRAIYTCERLGIHTVGFSLARTPYGGDAALRARELVSLDAAWWELLVKRGPSWP, encoded by the coding sequence GTGCACGGTCGGGCCGCCGCGCCGCCGCGCAGCACGCGCGGCGCCCGCCCGCTGGTGACGCTGCCGCGCCTGCTGGCGTTGGTGGCGCTCGCGGGCATGGCGGCGCTGCTCCTGCTGGTTGGCCCGCCGCTCTGGCTTGTCTGGCACAGCGCCGGCGTGCGCTATGACGAGCCGCGGAAGGTGCCGCCGCAGCAGACGGCGATCGTGTTCGGCGCCGGGCTGAAGCCTGATGGCACACCGTCGGCCCTGCTCTCGGATCGCATCCACGCCGCCGCGTTGCTCTACCTCGACGGCAAGGTGAAGCAGGTGCTGATGTCCGGCGATGGAAGCACCCCCGGCCACGACGAGCCGGCGGCGATGGCGAAGCAGGCCGTGGCCGAAGGCGTACCGGCCAGCGCGATCGTGCTGGACGCCGGCGGCGTGCACACCTACGCGAGCTGCCGCCGGGCGCACGACCTGTTCGGTGTCCGGCGCGCGGTAGCGGTGAGCCAGTCCTATCACCTGCCGCGCGCGATCTACACCTGCGAGCGGCTGGGAATCCACACGGTCGGCTTCTCGCTGGCTCGAACACCCTACGGCGGCGACGCGGCCCTGCGCGCACGCGAGCTGGTCTCCCTGGACGCCGCCTGGTGGGAGCTGCTGGTGAAGCGGGGCCCGAGTTGGCCCTAG
- a CDS encoding aldo/keto reductase, with protein sequence MYYRKLGDTGSLVGEIGFGGWTLGGPDGLAPDDDTAVELIRSAITRGANFIDTADVYGDGRSERLIGRAIEGRREHAFIATKGGLVSQGGVLSRDFSPKHLRRAAEASRERLCCGTIDLYQLHHPTPTDLAEPVLWEELARLQADGVIRHVGVAVQAAEAARAALAAPASAPVATLQLPLNAFDAELLPLLPRARAAGIGVIARAPLLGGVLARDYRPGHRFAPGDPRAAWPAARLAAALAFARRFRELANENERSAAQAALGWVLAQEEVAVTIPGARLSQQLDENLAASDLPLPAPRLLAAVQHLRLVGSEVAAKG encoded by the coding sequence ATGTACTACCGCAAGCTCGGCGACACGGGTTCCCTCGTCGGCGAAATCGGTTTCGGCGGTTGGACGCTGGGCGGGCCGGACGGGCTTGCGCCCGACGACGACACGGCCGTTGAACTGATCCGTTCGGCCATCACCCGCGGCGCGAACTTCATCGACACCGCCGACGTGTACGGCGACGGCCGCAGTGAACGCCTGATCGGCCGGGCGATCGAGGGCCGTCGCGAGCACGCCTTCATTGCTACCAAGGGCGGGCTGGTGTCGCAGGGCGGCGTACTGAGCCGCGACTTCAGCCCGAAACACCTGCGGCGCGCCGCCGAGGCGAGCCGTGAGCGGCTGTGCTGCGGGACGATCGACCTCTACCAGTTGCACCATCCGACACCCACGGACCTGGCCGAGCCCGTGCTCTGGGAGGAGCTGGCGCGCCTGCAGGCCGACGGCGTGATCCGCCATGTCGGCGTCGCCGTCCAGGCCGCCGAGGCCGCCCGGGCCGCGCTGGCGGCACCGGCCAGCGCGCCGGTGGCCACCCTGCAACTGCCGCTCAACGCCTTCGACGCGGAGTTGCTGCCGCTGTTGCCGCGGGCGCGGGCGGCGGGCATCGGCGTGATCGCGCGGGCGCCCTTGCTCGGCGGCGTGCTGGCCAGAGACTATCGGCCCGGGCATCGGTTTGCGCCCGGCGACCCGCGCGCGGCCTGGCCCGCCGCACGGCTTGCGGCCGCGCTTGCCTTCGCCCGCCGTTTCCGCGAGCTGGCGAATGAGAACGAACGCAGCGCGGCACAGGCCGCGCTCGGCTGGGTGCTGGCGCAGGAAGAGGTAGCGGTCACCATCCCCGGCGCTCGCCTGTCGCAACAGCTCGACGAGAACCTTGCGGCCTCCGATCTGCCGCTGCCCGCGCCGCGGCTGCTGGCTGCCGTCCAGCACCTGCGCCTCGTCGGCAGCGAAGTGGCGGCGAAGGGCTGA
- a CDS encoding DUF4097 family beta strand repeat-containing protein: MNDLGEFLERLGRRLERLDRPGRFGWNLADDEDEPVETIERELVFGEAPALRLNAGMISVSVRPVAPGERARLVLRGRRANEEQVEIGSGEDGAITVDVHPRHSWQTVDFRPWRVRENGLQLEVFVPQGIRLQARVEAGRMSVADLHDSEFDLRTDAGKLRVSDCNGRMRIASSAGKVELERIAGTLDARTDAGAVHATDVRLTGDSSLRASAGSLRVYGLRLLSGNHVVETSLGSVRLGLAPDAPVRIETHVSLGSVDNRAGPGPEDAPAHLKVSSELGSVRIRLEEAPATPLHHVSVTDARIASESRADSHAASSAETGVGGPSAGPENTAGAAPAGTATASRPAPGPSQEETMRILDMVERHEITPGEAAALLSALRGGGQ, encoded by the coding sequence ATGAACGACCTGGGAGAGTTTCTCGAACGGCTCGGCCGGCGGTTGGAGCGGCTGGACCGTCCCGGCCGCTTCGGCTGGAACCTGGCGGACGATGAGGATGAGCCTGTGGAAACGATTGAACGTGAGCTGGTGTTCGGCGAGGCGCCGGCGCTGCGCCTGAACGCCGGCATGATCAGCGTCTCGGTGCGACCCGTGGCGCCCGGCGAACGCGCCCGTCTGGTGCTGCGCGGACGCCGTGCCAACGAAGAGCAGGTCGAGATCGGCAGCGGCGAGGACGGCGCCATCACCGTGGATGTGCATCCACGCCATAGCTGGCAGACGGTGGACTTCCGCCCCTGGCGCGTGCGCGAAAATGGCTTGCAACTCGAAGTGTTCGTGCCGCAGGGCATCCGGCTGCAGGCCCGCGTCGAAGCCGGCCGCATGAGCGTCGCCGATCTGCACGACTCCGAGTTTGACCTGCGCACGGACGCGGGCAAACTGCGCGTCAGCGACTGCAACGGACGCATGCGCATCGCCTCCAGCGCCGGCAAAGTCGAGCTGGAGCGCATCGCCGGCACGCTGGACGCGCGCACCGACGCGGGCGCTGTTCACGCAACCGACGTCCGCCTGACCGGCGACAGCAGCCTGCGCGCCAGCGCCGGCAGCCTGCGCGTCTACGGCCTGCGGTTGCTCTCGGGCAACCATGTCGTGGAGACGAGCCTGGGCAGCGTGCGCCTGGGCCTGGCGCCCGACGCGCCGGTGCGCATCGAAACCCACGTCTCGCTGGGTTCCGTCGACAACCGCGCCGGCCCGGGTCCGGAAGACGCGCCGGCCCACTTGAAGGTCAGCAGCGAGCTCGGCTCCGTGCGCATCCGCCTCGAAGAGGCGCCGGCCACGCCGCTGCATCACGTCTCGGTCACCGATGCCCGCATTGCATCGGAGTCTCGTGCGGACTCCCATGCGGCGTCGAGCGCGGAGACGGGCGTGGGTGGACCGAGCGCCGGTCCCGAGAACACGGCCGGAGCGGCGCCGGCGGGCACGGCCACGGCCTCGCGGCCCGCACCGGGCCCGTCGCAGGAAGAGACGATGCGCATCCTCGACATGGTGGAGCGGCACGAGATCACGCCCGGCGAAGCGGCCGCCCTGCTCAGCGCCCTGCGCGGCGGCGGGCAATAG
- a CDS encoding DUF2089 domain-containing protein, giving the protein MHPVPTQCPVCGQEPRVTRLHCDNCGTAVEGVFSLGAWQRLNRDQLAFAEVFIKRRGKIKDVEDELGVSYPTVVARLNELLAAMGFDSSGAPPPEEPETNGRGPQRQQILDELAAGSISATEAAQRLREL; this is encoded by the coding sequence ATGCATCCCGTTCCGACGCAGTGCCCGGTCTGCGGCCAGGAGCCGCGGGTCACCCGGTTGCATTGCGACAACTGCGGCACGGCGGTCGAGGGCGTGTTCAGCCTCGGCGCCTGGCAGCGGCTGAATCGCGATCAGCTCGCCTTCGCCGAGGTGTTCATCAAGCGCCGCGGCAAGATCAAAGACGTCGAGGACGAGCTGGGCGTCTCCTATCCGACCGTCGTCGCCCGCCTGAACGAGCTGCTGGCCGCGATGGGCTTCGACAGCTCCGGCGCTCCGCCGCCGGAAGAGCCGGAGACCAACGGCCGCGGCCCGCAGCGCCAGCAGATCCTGGACGAGCTTGCGGCCGGCAGCATCAGCGCCACCGAAGCCGCGCAGCGTCTGCGCGAGCTGTAA